A genome region from Bombus terrestris chromosome 10, iyBomTerr1.2, whole genome shotgun sequence includes the following:
- the LOC125385793 gene encoding uncharacterized protein LOC125385793 encodes MAPKSKRKTRNKSNGAEQDFKRETLLRELKLSALNTERNRRYWREMLTRVRMPDISKKIDITWQILEHAFDFKDYSIGLLLDSLQEAEDQRRTANGAHVEIIDRSLKIHETRLTDADTLFYGNVKTALADKTFQFENINYYRNKKETALRKINLFLNHRGENATNVAKSTAISKIYFLLTFSMLAESYIILTRLSLS; translated from the exons ATGGCTCCTAAATCGAAACGAAAAACACGGAACAAATCAAACGGTGCAGAGCAAGATTTCAAACGAGAAACGCTATTACGTGAACTTAAGCTGAGCGCTTTGAATACGGAACGTAATCGACGTTACTGGAGAGAAATGCTTACGCGTGTAAGAATGCCGGATATCTCAAAAAAGATAGACATAACTTGGCAAATTCTAGAACACGCCTTTGACTTCAAGGACTACAG CATAGGCTTATTATTGGATAGTCTGCAAGAAGCTGAAGATCAACGACGAACGGCAAACGGTGCTCACGTAGAgataatcgatcgatcgttaaaaATACACGAAACTCGACTAACAGATGCCGACACGCTCTTCTATGGAAATGTGAAAACGGCGTTAGCCGATAAAACCTTTCAGtttgaaaatatcaattattatcgaaataaaaaagaaactgctTTACGAAAAATTAACTTGTTCTTAAATCATCGAGGTGAAAATGCAACGAATGTCGCGAAAAGTACTGCCATTAGTAAGATATATTTCCTACTAACGTTTTCCATGCTTGCAGAATCATATATCATTCTCACACGATTATCTCTCTCTTGA
- the LOC100650931 gene encoding LOW QUALITY PROTEIN: dynein regulatory complex subunit 2 (The sequence of the model RefSeq protein was modified relative to this genomic sequence to represent the inferred CDS: deleted 2 bases in 1 codon; substituted 2 bases at 2 genomic stop codons), with translation INTFVEDRENEKRIVTTQLQKRLENLWNDLRNVFSDYRKSTEDRRKGYEIVRKKDQIDQQMITRQNMRIAILLDEIMKFRSKINSYKIESIIELQEMTKESNFFHNAYRETNERFIFGTYVRYISHLTTYATNKLTVARAMCYNITRDKCLSMWYTRRWRFWNKSVARLSSASGXPGRXIVTVSDLLGCKKDKHKTMTMSKEYNHSVKYMKDLVIKAERILAYMQMCRKYETQDEKVLPMIECHPMQLPTTDNNILPLQTTMKDFQYLNNFWRRLNFAQIIAKELRTEKCQLLIQANYLRKLMKRYIIDETSPM, from the exons ATCAATACATTCGTGGAAGATAGGGAAAACGAAAAAAGGATAGTTACAACGCAACTTCAAAAAAGATTAGAGAATCTATGGAACGATCTGCGAAATGTTTTTTCCGATTATCGTAAAA GTACAGAAGATCGACGAAAAGGTTACGAAATCGTCAGAAAAAAGGATCAGATCGATCAACAAATGATAACTCGACAAAATATGCGTATCGCGATTCTTCTCGACGAGATCATGAAATTTCGTAGTAAGATTAATTCTTACAAGATAGAATCTATAATTGAACTACAAGAAATGACAAAAgaatcaaatttctttcataatgcctatcgagaaacgaacgaacgttTCATCTTTGGTACATATGTTCGATACATCTCTCACTTAACCACTTACGCTACCAATAAACTCACGGTTGCGCGTGCCATGTGCTACAATATAACACGCGACAAATGCCTATCGATGTGGTATACACGTCGCTGGCGATTTTGGAACAAAAGCGTAGCACGTCTGTCTAGCGCAAGTGGTTAACCGGG GCGGTAGATTGTGACAGTGAGTGATTTATTAGGTTGCAAGAAAGATAAACATAAAACAATGACGATGTCTAAGGAATATAATCATAGTGTAAAATACATGAAAGATTTGGTGATCAAAGCTGAACGTATACTCGCTTACATGCAAATGTGTCGAAAATACGAGACACAAGATGAAAAAGTACTTCCAATGATTGAGTGTCATCCTATGCAATTACCAACAACCGATAACAATATCCTTCCACTTCAAACA ACTATGAAAGACTTTCaatatctcaataatttttgGCGTCGACTAAATTTTGCGCAAATAATCGCCAAAGAATTACGTACAGAAAAATGCCAGTTACTGATACAAGCGAACTATTTACGTAAATTGATGAAACGCTACATTATTGATGAGACAAGTCCGATGTAG